A genomic window from Chlorogloeopsis sp. ULAP01 includes:
- a CDS encoding homocysteine biosynthesis protein — protein sequence MRTIAEVNEKISRKRAVVWTVEELKAKVAEVGVTKVAKEVDVITTGTFEPMESSGAIINLGHTDPPIKIRRCWLDGVPAYPGFGAVDLYLGASCAVEAVEGEEVREHGGGHVIEDLIAGKPVQVRAQGQVTDCYPRASFETTITRDTINQFYLFNPRNLYQNFIVGVNGGDRPLFTYLGPLQPRLGNAVYSNPGAISPLINDPDLQVVGIGTRIFLGGGIGYVAWEGTQHFPLQKRLPNRTPIGPAATLALMGDAKQMNSRWVRGCYFKNYGPSLMLGVGVPIPVLNEEIVARCAVQDKDLVAPIVDFSIPRRVRPTFGLVSYAQLKSGRILIEGKTVRTAPLASVFLSRQVAQELKQWIEAGNFTLTEPVALIPMERSFLPQDRWTEF from the coding sequence ATGCGAACAATTGCGGAAGTAAATGAAAAAATCAGCCGCAAACGAGCTGTAGTATGGACTGTTGAAGAATTGAAAGCAAAAGTTGCAGAAGTAGGTGTAACTAAAGTTGCCAAGGAAGTTGATGTTATTACTACTGGCACTTTTGAGCCGATGGAATCTAGTGGTGCAATTATTAATCTCGGACATACTGACCCCCCAATTAAAATTCGTCGCTGTTGGTTAGATGGTGTGCCAGCATATCCCGGTTTTGGGGCTGTTGATTTATATTTGGGTGCAAGTTGCGCCGTGGAAGCAGTCGAGGGGGAAGAAGTTCGAGAACATGGTGGCGGTCATGTTATAGAAGATTTAATCGCAGGTAAACCAGTTCAAGTACGCGCCCAAGGACAAGTAACAGATTGTTACCCCAGAGCAAGCTTTGAAACCACAATTACTCGCGATACTATCAATCAGTTTTATTTATTTAATCCTAGAAATCTTTATCAAAATTTTATTGTTGGGGTAAATGGAGGCGATCGCCCACTATTTACTTACCTTGGCCCTTTACAACCACGTTTGGGCAATGCGGTTTACTCCAACCCTGGTGCCATTTCTCCCTTAATCAACGACCCCGATCTGCAAGTTGTTGGGATTGGTACGCGGATTTTCTTAGGAGGTGGGATTGGCTATGTGGCATGGGAAGGCACACAGCATTTTCCACTACAAAAGCGTTTACCCAATCGTACACCCATAGGCCCGGCTGCCACTTTAGCTTTAATGGGTGATGCCAAACAAATGAATTCTCGTTGGGTGCGGGGTTGTTATTTCAAAAATTACGGCCCTTCTTTGATGTTAGGTGTAGGTGTACCAATTCCCGTCTTAAACGAGGAAATAGTAGCTAGATGTGCAGTCCAAGACAAAGATTTGGTAGCACCGATAGTAGATTTTTCCATTCCCCGGCGAGTACGCCCTACCTTTGGTTTAGTCAGTTATGCTCAACTCAAATCCGGACGAATTTTGATTGAAGGCAAAACAGTACGTACCGCACCTCTTGCTAGCGTATTTCTCTCTCGGCAAGTCGCTCAAGAGTTGAAACAGTGGATTGAAGCAGGCAACTTTACCCTAACTGAGCCAGTTGCCTTAATTCCGATGGAGCGGTCTTTTCTTCCCCAAGATCGCTGGACGGAGTTTTAA
- a CDS encoding DUF4351 domain-containing protein produces the protein MEQKIRVLLIAKLEDLGVNALCAASRRVALLDFSSETDLISWLDTHSYE, from the coding sequence ATAGAACAAAAGATACGTGTTTTATTGATCGCAAAATTAGAAGATTTGGGTGTAAACGCGCTTTGCGCGGCTTCTCGAAGAGTAGCACTGTTGGATTTCTCTAGCGAAACTGATTTAATCAGTTGGTTAGACACCCATTCCTACGAATAA